The stretch of DNA GGTGAGCGCCGTCGGCAGCACGCCGATCAGCACCGTCGCGATGCCCATCGTGAGCAGGGTCGCGACGAGGGCGCCCTTGCGACCGATGCGGTCGCCGAAGTGGCCGAACAGCACCGACCCGACCGGGCGCGCGACGAATGCGGCGCCGAAGGCGGCGAAGGAGCTGAGCAGCGAGGTCGTCGGGTCGGTGCTCGGGAAGAACAGAGCCGGGAAGACGAGGACGGCGGCGGTGGCGTAGACGTAGAAGTCGTAGAACTCGATCGACGTGCCGATGAGACTCGCGAGGATGACGCGCGAACGCGGGTTGGACTGGGTCGCCGCAGAAGCGGGCATGGCTGAGCTGGACATGGTTCCTTCGGTGGAGAGAGAAAGCGGCCGCGAGCCGGATCGGCGTCGAGCGGTCGGCGAGACTCCGCCGACAGCCGCGCTTCGTGGCGGGTTCTCCGCGCACCGAAGGGTCGGGCTACGTCGTGTGAAGGACCGGGAGGCGCCGAGGTGCGGGCGTCAGGCGGTCGTCGGCGAGACCGGTCAATGATACGCCCGGCCGGAGGGCGCCGTGACAGCGCTCTCCGGCCGGGCGGGGCTGATCAGGAACGCAGGGCCCGCAGCGCGAGGGCGGTGCGTACCGCGGCCTCCGCCGCCTCGGCGCCCTTGTCCTCCTTCGAGCCCGGCAGACCGGCGCGGTCGATGCCCTGCTGCTCGTCGTCGAGGGTGAGCACGCCGAAGCCGACGGGCTTCCCGGTGTCGAGAGCGACCCGGGTGAGACCGTCGGTCGCGGCGCTCGAGACGTACTCGAAGTGCGGGGTGCCGCCGCGGATGATGACGCCGAGCGCCACGACGGCGTCGGCTCCCGCCTCGAGCGCGGCCTTCGCGAGCACCGGCAGTTCGAAGCTGCCGGGAGCGTCGACGACGGCGACGGTGGCGCCGGTCTGCTCGAGCACCCGACGTGCGCCCGCGAGCAGGCCGTCGGCGATGGTGTCGTGCCAGCGGCCGGCGACGACAGTCACCTTCAGGCCGGTCGCATCGACCCCCTCGAGATCGGCTGCGGGAGCGCCGTGTCCGCTCATACGTCCTGTCCTTCCCTGATGTCGCCGACGGGACCGCCGACGGCGGCGTGCCGGAGCTCGTCCGCGATGATCTGGTGGCCCATGCGCGCGGCCTTGGTCTCGAGGTAACCCTCGTTGAACGGCGAGACGCCCACAACGAGCGGAACCCGCTCGGTGACCTCGATGCCGCGCTCCTCGAGCTGGCGGACCTTCTCCGGGTTGTTCGTCAGCAGACGCACCGACGTCACCCCCAGGTCGGCGAGGATCGCCGTCGCGGCGCCGTAGTCGCGCGCATCGGCGGGCAGCCCGAGCGCGAGGTTCGCGTCGAGAGTGTCGAGGCCGTCCTCCTGGAGGCGGTAGGCGCGCAGCTTGTTGATGAGCCCGATGCCCCGCCCCTCGTGTCCGCGGAGGTAGACGACCACCCCGCCGTCGCGCTTGATCGTCTCGAGCGCCGCGTCGAGCTGCGGCCCGCATTCGCACTTCAGCGAACCGAACGCTTCGCCGGTCAGGCACTCCGAGTGCACGCGGACGAGGCTTCCCGGCGCGGGGTCACCCGAGATGATGGCGATGTGGTCGGCGCCGGTCTGGCCGTCGCGGTAGGCCCGCATGCGGAACGCTCCGTGCTCGGTCGGCACGGTCGTCTCCACCTCGAAGCGGACGCGCGGCGATTCGCTGATCGTCGTCGTGTCGGTGTCGCACGGCTGCGACTCGGGGTGTTCGTTGATCCAGGCGATGAGCGCCTCGATGGTGGTGACGAGCACACCGGCGCTCGCACCGAGCTCGATGAGGCCGGGCAGACGCATCATCTCGCCGTCCTCGGCGACGACCTCGCCGATCGCGGCTACCGGGGTGAGGCCCGCCAGCCGGAGCAGGTCGACGGCGGCCTCAGTGTGTCCCGCCCGCTCAAGCACGCCGCCGGTCGCGGCGCGCAGCGGCAGGATGTGGCCCGGGCGGATGAGGCTCGACGGCACCGAGCCGGCATCGGCGAGCACGCGCAAGGTATGCGCGCGATCGGCGGCGCTGATGCCGGTCGAGAGTCGGTCCGCGGCGTCCACCGTGACGGTGTAGTTCGTGCCGCGCGCGTCCTGGTTGACCGGCACCATGACCGGCAGTTCGAGGCGGTCCGCGATCTCGTTCGTCATCGGCGCGCAGATGAAGCCCGAGGTGTTGCGGATGGTCCAGGCCATCCACTCCTGGGTCGCGAACTCGGCGGCGAGGATGACGTCGCCCTCGTTCTCGCGCGCCTCATCGTCGGCGACGATCACCGGCTTGCCGGCGCGCAGCTCGGCGAGGACGGCGGGGATGCTGGCGAGACTCATCTCGCACCTCCTTCTGCCGTGGCGGGAGTCGCCGCGGCGCTGTGGTTTTCGGGGGCGGCGGCCAGCGGGCCGCCGCCGAACGCAGCGAGTCGCTGCACGTGACGGGCGAGGACGTCGGTCTCGAGGTTGACGGCGCCGCCGACCTCGAGCGCTCCCAGCGTGGTGGCCGCGAGCGTCTCGGGGATGAGGCTCACCTCGAACCACTGCTCCGGCTCGGTCGGCGCGCTCACGGCCGACACGGTGAGCGAGACGCCGGCCACCGCGATGGAGCCCTTGTCGACGACGAGGGGGGCGAGATCGCGGGGGAGGCTGAAGCGCAGCACGTGCCACGAGCCCTGATCGGAGCGCGACAGCAGCGCTGCGCTGCCGTCGACGTGACCCTGGACGATGTGGCCGCCGAGCCGGGCGCCCGCCTGCATGGCGCGCTCGACGTTGACGCGGTCGCCGACGGCGAGCGAGCCGAGGGAGGAGACCGCCAGCGTCTGGCCCATCACGTCGGCGGCGAACCAGTCGGGTCCCTGGTCGACGACGGTCAGGCAGACGCCGCCGATCGAGATGGAGTCGCCGTGGCCCGCGTCGCTGACGGCGAGCGGGGCCTGCACGACGAGACGGGCGGAGCCGTCAGAGCCGGGAACGAGTTCGGTGACCGTGCCCTGCTCTTCGATGATTCCGGTGAACACTGCTCACTGCTCCGTTTCTGCGGCGATCGGCCGCGCGATGATCCGCAGGTCGGCACCCAGACGGTCGACCGAGAGGAAGTTCAGGCGGCGGGCGTCGCCGATGCTCGCGACGCCGAGGTCGCCGAGGGCGACGGCCGGCCCGCCGAGGACGGCCGGGGCGAGGTAGGCCAGGTACTCGTCGGCGAGCCCCTCGCGCACGATGGCGCTCGCCACGGTCGGGCCGCCTTCGACGAAGACGCTACGGATGCCCCGGGCGTAGAGGTCGTCGAGGTGTCCCGGGAGGTCGCCGCCGTCGAACTGCACGAACCCGCCGGGATGCTCGCGGATCGCGGCGGCCTCGGGGACGGCTCGGCGACCGAGTACGACGGCGAGCGGCTGGGCGTCGGCGAGCGCACCGTCGGGGGCGCGTGCGGTGAGTCGGGGGTCATCGGCGAGGACGGTGCCGGTGCCGGCGATGATCGCGCCGGCCCGAGCGCGCCGGACATGCACGTCGGCGCGGGCCTCGGGCCCGGTGATCCACTG from Herbiconiux sp. L3-i23 encodes:
- the ribH gene encoding 6,7-dimethyl-8-ribityllumazine synthase, with protein sequence MSGHGAPAADLEGVDATGLKVTVVAGRWHDTIADGLLAGARRVLEQTGATVAVVDAPGSFELPVLAKAALEAGADAVVALGVIIRGGTPHFEYVSSAATDGLTRVALDTGKPVGFGVLTLDDEQQGIDRAGLPGSKEDKGAEAAEAAVRTALALRALRS
- the ribA gene encoding GTP cyclohydrolase II, which codes for MSLASIPAVLAELRAGKPVIVADDEARENEGDVILAAEFATQEWMAWTIRNTSGFICAPMTNEIADRLELPVMVPVNQDARGTNYTVTVDAADRLSTGISAADRAHTLRVLADAGSVPSSLIRPGHILPLRAATGGVLERAGHTEAAVDLLRLAGLTPVAAIGEVVAEDGEMMRLPGLIELGASAGVLVTTIEALIAWINEHPESQPCDTDTTTISESPRVRFEVETTVPTEHGAFRMRAYRDGQTGADHIAIISGDPAPGSLVRVHSECLTGEAFGSLKCECGPQLDAALETIKRDGGVVVYLRGHEGRGIGLINKLRAYRLQEDGLDTLDANLALGLPADARDYGAATAILADLGVTSVRLLTNNPEKVRQLEERGIEVTERVPLVVGVSPFNEGYLETKAARMGHQIIADELRHAAVGGPVGDIREGQDV
- a CDS encoding riboflavin synthase, whose translation is MFTGIIEEQGTVTELVPGSDGSARLVVQAPLAVSDAGHGDSISIGGVCLTVVDQGPDWFAADVMGQTLAVSSLGSLAVGDRVNVERAMQAGARLGGHIVQGHVDGSAALLSRSDQGSWHVLRFSLPRDLAPLVVDKGSIAVAGVSLTVSAVSAPTEPEQWFEVSLIPETLAATTLGALEVGGAVNLETDVLARHVQRLAAFGGGPLAAAPENHSAAATPATAEGGAR